A region of Argentina anserina chromosome 5, drPotAnse1.1, whole genome shotgun sequence DNA encodes the following proteins:
- the LOC126793578 gene encoding C2 and GRAM domain-containing protein At5g50170: MRLYVYVMEARDLAVKNSSCFVEVQVGKHKSKTRILRNANNPAWNIAFVFGVYDMNEELVVSCFHQDDDFINGLSNGVELIGRVRIPVGSAATESYSTLPPAWYSFERPKSGKFVNRDCGKILLTLSLHEKRHDAAANDLTCSHSNITEESKETDSPCVSSHGVSGFKSPCENILGGKQLMKGLRRRMDKLLHKNDEGSRSDDSSELSSSVSDYEDCTEEQHSGYSFEESLAMMQSIQSNQKMPQNLQGGILIDQAYVVSPNDLNVSLFTPNSQFRRDLAELQGTTDIHEGPWMWKSGEMSCLTRVVTYINAATKLVKAVKATEEQTYLTANGREFAVLSRVFTPEVPCGSSFKVELLYKISPGPELPSREESSHLVISWEVNFLRSTLMKCMIEGGVRQGLKDSFEQFSSLMAQKFKVLNFTDLSDKDHILANMQAGHQSDWELAKGYFWNMTVVSTIFMVLYIMVHILHCEPSEPQGLEFHGFDLPDSIGEFITCGILVLQLERVYNMVQHFVQARLQQGSDHGVKSQGHGWALTVALIEGTNLASLNSSGFSDPYVVFTSNGKTRTSSVRLQTTDPQWNDILEFDAMEEPPSVLDVEVFDLDGPFDQAMSLGHAEINFLKPTATELADMWVPLEGNLAQSSQSKLHLRIFLDNNNGLETIKEYMNKMEKEVGKKFYLRSPHRNSAFQKLFGLPPEEFLVSDFSCAMKRKMPVQGRLFLSARIVGFYANLFGHKTIFFFLWEDIEDIQEHPPSLSSVGIPLLVIVLKKDRGIDARHGAKCQDEEGRLRFYFQSFLSFSSASRTIVGLWRTRALSPDRKAQIAEDQDDYEERLKTLEDSQDTESILDLGDTKMSKVYTAQLPVNTDYLMEMFNGGKLEHNVMGKSGCLNYATTAWESIKPNVFQRCLSYSFNRNVSIFGGEVACRQQKSPIANGEGWIIDEVMALHDVLFSDHFRVQLRYRIENSGHAPNACKCNVYVRVTWLKSTMFLHRIKRNIAEKFAHRLKDVFELVEKEILLTPQQGIGLSHFSLC, encoded by the exons ATGAGGCTTTACGTGTATGTGATGGAAGCTCGTGACTTGGCTGTGAAGAACTCCTCATGCTTTGTGGAGGTTCAGGTTGGGAAGCACAAGTCCAAAACTAGGATTCTGAGGAACGCCAACAACCCGGCTTGGAATATAGCGTTTGTGTTCGGGGTGTATGATATGAATGAGGAGCTAGTTGTGTCTTGTTTTCACCAGGATGATGACTTTATTAATGGTTTATCTAATGGGGTGGAGCTGATCGGTCGGGTTCGGATTCCGGTGGGGTCTGCTGCTACTGAGAGTTATAGTACCTTGCCGCCGGCATGGTATTCTTTTGAAAGGCCCAAGTCCGGGAAGTTCGTCAATAGAGATTGTG GAAAAATTCTTCTCACTCTCTCTTTGCATGAAAAACGCCACGATGCTGCTGCTAATGACCTCACTTGTTCACACTCAAATATAACTGAGGAGTCTAAAGAGACTGACAGTCCATGTGTATCATCTCATGGCGTCTCAGGCTTTAAATCTCCATGTGAAAATATACTGGGAGGAAAACAATTGATGAAGGGTCTTAGGAGACGTATGGACAAGCTTCTTCATAAGAATGATGAAGGATCAAGATCTGATGATTCTTCTGAGTTGTCTAGTTCAGTATCTGACTATGAAGATTGCACGGAGGAACAGCATTCTGGTTATAGCTTTGAAGAGTCTCTTGCAATGATGCAGTCAATACAGAGCAATCAAAAAATGCCACAAAATCTTCAGGGTGGAATTCTTATTGATCAGGCTTATGTTGTTTCACCAAATGATCTTAATGTGTCTCTCTTTACCCCAAATTCACAGTTTAGGAGAGATTTAGCAGAACTTCAGGGGACAACTGATATACATGAGGGGCCTTGGATGTGGAAATCTGGAGAGATGTCGTGTTTAACACGAGTCGTTACCTACATAAATGCTGCCACAAAGTTGGTTAAAGCTGTAAAAGCCACAGAGGAGCAAACATATCTCACAGCAAACGGAAGGGAATTTGCTGTATTGTCACGTGTTTTTACACCCGAAGTTCCATGTGGGAGTTCATTCAAGGTTGAATTGCTTTACAAGATATCACCTGGACCAGAGCTACCTTCAAGGGAAGAATCGTCCCATCTTGTGATATCATGGGAAGTTAACTTTCTCCGTAGCACATTGATGAAATGCATGATTGAAGGAGGAGTTCGACAGGGACTTAAGGATAGTTTCGAGCAGTTCTCCAGTTTGATGGCTCAGAAGTTTAAAGTGCTGAATTTTACAGATTTGTCTGACAAGGATCATATCCTGGCAAATATGCAGGCAGGACACCAATCAGATTGGGAATTGGCAAAAGGATACTTCTGGAATATGACTGTTGTTTCCACTATTTTTATGGTTTTATATATCATGGTGCACATTTTACATTGTGAACCAAGTGAACCTCAAGGCCTAGAATTTCATGGATTTGATTTGCCGGACAGTATTGGAGAGTTCATAACATGTGGAATTCTAGTTCTTCAATTGGAGCGCGTTTATAATATGGTTCAACACTTTGTCCAAGCTAGGTTGCAACAAG GTAGTGATCATGGAGTCAAATCCCAAGGTCATGGATGGGCCCTCACTGTTGCCTTGATTGAAGGGACAAACTTAGCCTCCTTGAATTCATCAGGGTTCTCTGATCCCTATGTGGTTTTCACCAGCAATGGTAAAACAAGAACAAGCTCTGTCAGGCTTCAAACTACTGATCCTCAATGGAATG ACATACTTGAATTTGATGCTATGGAAGAACCTCCATCAGTTCTAGATGTGGAAGTTTTTGATTTGGATGGCCCTTTTGACCAAGCTATGTCACTAGGCCATGCTGAGATCAATTTTCTGAAACCCACTGCTACTGAGCTCGCAGACATGTGGGTGCCCCTTGAGGGAAATCTTGCTCAGTCTTCTCAATCAAAGCTGCATTTAAGAATCTTTTTGGACAATAACAACGGACTTGAAACAATTAAGGAGTATATGAACAAAATGGAAAAGGAGGTTGGAAAGAAG TTTTATCTCCGATCGCCTCATAGGAATTCTGCATTTCAGAAGTTGTTTGGGTTACCTCCAGAAGAATTTCTCGTCAGTGATTTTTCATGTGCTATGAAAAGGAAAATGCCAGTGCAG GGACGACTTTTTCTATCAGCGAGAATAGTTGGATTTTATGCAAACCTGTTTGGacacaaaacaatatttttctttctttgggaGGATATTGAAGATATCCAAGAACATCCCCCCTCCCTATCATCTGTGGGAATCCCTTTGCTGGTTATTGTACTGAAAAAGGATCGAGGTATTGATGCAAGGCATGGGGCGAAGTGCCAAGATGAAGAAGGCCGGCTTAGATTCTATTTCCAATCATTTTTGTCATTCAGTTCAGCCAGCAG GACGATTGTTGGCTTATGGAGAACAAGAGCGCTAAGTCCAGATCGAAAAGCACAAATTGCTGAAGATCAGGATGATTACGAAGAAAGATTGAAGACGCTTGAGGATAGTCAAGATACTGAATCCATACTTGATCTTGGAGATACAAAGATGTCTAAAGTTTATACTGCACAATTACCTGTGAAT ACAGATTACTTGATGGAAATGTTCAATGGAGGAAAGCTGGAGCACAATGTTATGGGGAAATCAGGTTGTCTTAACTATGCAACGACTGCATGGGAATCTATAAAGCCAAACGTTTTTCAGCGATGTTTGTCTTACAGTTTCAACCGCaatgtttccattttcggcGGAGAGGTGGCATGCAGACAGCAGAAATCTCCAATTGCAAATGGGGAGGGATGGATCATTGATGAAGTCATGGCCCTGCACGATGTTCtgtttagtgatcattttcgG GTTCAGTTGAGGTACCGGATTGAGAACTCTGGCCATGCTCCTAATGCATGCAAGTGCAATGTCTATGTCAGGGTCACCTGGCTCAAAAGCACGATGTTTCTGCACAGGATCAAACGCAACATAGCTGAAAAGTTTGCTCATAGACTGAAGGATGTATTTGAATTGGTAGAGAAAGAGATTCTCTTGACACCTCAACAGGGCATTGGCCTTTCACATTTCTCTTTGTGCTAA
- the LOC126795246 gene encoding uncharacterized protein LOC126795246 has protein sequence MLQFPGFMKQYPWSTRAIPTSFLLPSQWPQPHSEELLLAMEEADYDEKCNEIRKSHSHQIMIGKPTVDVDKEDYDNDADDDDVDNAEDSEGEEFEQETG, from the exons ATGTTACAGTTTCCGGGCTTCATGAAACAGTACCCCTGGTCAACCAGGGCAATTCCGACGTCGTTTCTGCTGCCGTCTCAATGGCCCCAACCCCACAGCGAAGAGCTCCTCCTCGCCATGGAGGAGGCCGATTACGACGAAAAG TGTAATGAAATCCGAAAGAGCCACAGCCACCAGATAATGATAGGGAAACCAACTGTCGATGTTGATAAAGAAGACTATGATAATGatgctgatgatgatgatgtggaCAATGCAGAGGATTCCGAGGGTGAAGAGTTTGAGCAGGAAACCGGTTGA